The genomic window agtaaaaatacactttctaaactcatattattaaaaaatattatcacACACAATTTAAGTAACTGttttttgcatatatttattGTTCATGAAAGTATTCATACATAAGCAACTAGGGTTTTTGTAAACATCATAGGaatttaaaaacattgcttACTTAAAATTACAGGCTGAATTCTGCTACTTTTAATACAATGATATagtacttaaaaaataattacttcagttatatgcacatatataatatatatcGACACACACACAATTgcttttatatatgcatataagCAAATGCATCTCTGCCACAGCCAGGTAGATTATTAAAAGAAACGTATTGGTTTTTTATTCATGTTCAATACATAGCAAAAGATACACTATCCATTCACAACAAAACCATACCTATACAACATCAAATACATATCAGGCTTTTCTGCAGTGCCAATAATCTTGTAGATTCTCTTTACTGAATATTACAACTATGAAGTCTTTGAAACACAATCACTTTAGAAGTTTATGCAACATTTAACATGCTGGTCAAaagtaaaagataaaaatgtcaTGAAATATTGACAGTATCTTAAGCAAGCAGAAAGATTAGGACCAATACTTGTAAACTACCTTAAGACTGGGAGAGAGATTTTCAGCTTACATTAAGTGGTAAATAATTTGTCTGTAAAtactttatttcctctttttatgTATACAAGACTCACAAAAAGAGTGCCCTAATTACATTACGTCCTTGTCCATGTGCCCAGAGATACATTCTCCTACTAGCAACACAGTGCTGAAAACACTCCTGTGAAATGTTTTCAAGAGCCATGTGTAAAACGTTGTAATTCAGACTATGCAGAGTGTATACATATCAAGTTTCATAATAAAAATTAGTTCATTAAAGACCCTGCCGCTTCAACAACCACTTAAGAGACAAATCATTGGCACCTCAAAAGAAAGGCTCTAGACAAACATGATGAACATCAGTACAGAAACTATTTTCACAATAATCTACAGCTTGCCATTGAAATAGTAACAGCATATGCACATATTCTTTCCTCAAAATTCAGTATAAGTTTATAGATCTGAGAAACATGCACTACTATACAAGATTTAATATAAATTCTTATTTCAGAGAAGATGTATTAAGCTTCAGTTCTGAGACAGCTCACAGAACTAAAACAATTTACCTGATCACAActgacagaagcagaaatgaacctatagattttcttttaaaaagaagttctCTTTTACCACAAAGACTTGCTACTTCTCTCAAACCACTTCCTCTCTGGGGATACTCAGTCAGTAGTATGTGATCAATAACTTCAGGTATTTCTATATTTGCAGAGGTATAGCATGGCATGATCTCTATTAAAACTTCCCATAGTGTTTCTTGCCTAATCTGTATAAATGTAGTTTATCACTCTAAGTACTATAACATACTATAACAAGATGagtcaaaagaaattaatcagtataaaaatattaaaagtaattattacaatatttttttcaattagtCAAGAAGTAATAGGGGTGTGAAGCCGAAGTGAAATAGGATCTAGATATTCCTTAAATTCCATTTCAGATCTGAAACTCATAATAaatcctcttccctccctcccaattTTGGTTGCACACTGGagtcttgttttttttttattgtaactgTGAAGCTTGGAGCAATCACCTTCTAAAAACATTCACCCTCCCCCTCCCTCACCCCAATAACTGTGCACTTGTAACAATCTTACTCCTTTGCATTTGTACAAATCCTCTCCCACAGACCTATTTttactaaaattttaaaaaaatatctgactGCAGCAGCAATCCATCAGCAAAACTCTCCATCCCCTATAAGAAGAAGTAACACTAATACTCGCTTTAAGTACAGAGAAAGTATTGGGCAGGCAGGTGGGGTAGTTCTAGTACCTGCTATTCCACCAGCTCTCCTTAGGATCATCAAATTAAATTCTaaactgcaatattttaatCAGGTTGCATATTTGTATTAAAACACATCAAgcacataaaaatacagtaagtgcTCAGGGTGATGAATTACCAGACgcttaattttcattcttttctatAGCAATTCTGTAAATTCTTCTAAAGATCCCATTAGACACCAGTGTGTCATGGCCCATACCACTTCATGGCAAGGGCTAAATGATACCTTCACAGCAATTACGGAAGTCTTTCAGACTAATGAAGATCCATTACACTGTTAccataaattatattttaaacaagatAGATCACCTCAGTTGTACAATTCTCTAcaacaaatttaaaacatttctataaacagcaagagaaagagCAACTTTTATagtcacagagaaaataaactgCCACCAGGAGAAAGTAAGGAGCTGAAAGCTGAATGCAAGGTTGTCAAGACTAGTAAAGTGCTCAGACAACTACAGTGAGAAAAGACCAGTGGATGACAAAAGtttaagcaaaggaaaaacaaagagacTTGTCTTTTCAGGaggtttgttttcagaagatttttttaaataatatatgCAATATTGATATGCAAAAATGTTATAATTCcctcacatttaaaataaatatatgggCTCTTTGGGctataaaagcagaacaaattaTGTATAGCTATTTAACGGATTTATAATAAAAAGAtataaatcagttttctttaataaagtGAGTGAGTGGTTAACTTGGAAGTGGTAAAAGTCTAGCAAGTGCTTCATATGTCTCAGACATTTTTTTGTGACTGTGGTCATACCTATATCTACTTCAGTTTATCCACCTGAGcataagtaaaacaaaataagcattagtaaacatttatttcagaagcaCTTTGGAGTTTGCAGAAATGCAgtaggaaaatacaaaaaattatgAAGAGATATTAATAAGACTCCAATAACTCTAGAGGCACACTTCAACATGCCAGGTTATACATCTGTCACcccatttctgcatttttttcaagcagCTGAGGGCATTATATGACACTTCATCTCTTTAACAACTGCAGAGAAATTACAAGAGAATTAAACTGTAAATAAGTGGAAGATATAtaaaacaaacctttttcaTACTAGAAAATACTAGTACTAACTGGCTTAAGTTTATTTGGAATGACAAAGGTTTCTGGAAAAAACATACTGTTttggcttgttttcttttttaaccagaAGTCTTTTTTAACGATTCACCTTACAACTTCATGGACAGATTACTGTGAGAACTGAGTAAAGAGTGTAATTTCCATGGgtcctgctgaaatcaatggaattCTAGTGGTCACAACAGTTCCAGCATATGACCTAAAACACAGGATCAGCACCttgtatataaataaaaaaaccccactttgcTACATATTAAATACTTgctgcaaataaacaaaacactgcaACTTCTACTATTCCAAAGTTCAGGACTCTTCTATGAAGTTGTatgaaaatgccaaaaaaaaaaaaaagactgctgaGGAGACACATCCATGTGACTTGATCCTTTCAAGcttcattaagaaaaacagttaATAATCACAACATTTGAAAGGTGAGATTCTTAGGTCTGGAAGTACTCATTTCCAGTCACACCACAGTATTAAAGGTAGTGTTGGTAGGGAGCTTATCTGAATGGCAACAACATTTTAGTATCTACTATTCTGAATCCTGCAACAGTTAGATGAACTATATCAAAAATAGaaatctgatttaaaattaaactaatgGGTAGTTGCTGTCATTGCTACCAAACTAGACTGCTCCtgaattagaaacaaaaaagcatttcctaaaattatatttaatgcAGGACTAGTACGATACTAGCTTTagaatatttaaacattttaaaaaacaaactagaTCTGTGTCTGCAGTCAATCAGCAGACAACATATAACAATGGAAGTTTAGGGGTTTTTCCTCCcctcaaaaaaatcttttccactctcagtttcaaacatttttctttttaaaaaattcaaattaacaTAGAAAAAACTATGTTACTGGTCAGTGTCCAGTAATCTGCAAAAGTCTGCACCATGTACTGAACAGAACAAATGGAGGTAAACTAGAAATCTTTTCAGCAGTTCTTTGGAACTCAATCtttcaaataccttttttttttttaaattaattaacaaAACCCACTAGTGTTGCATCACACATACCTCTTCAGTGTTTTTACCACAAGCTAGTCATATGTCAAAAACTCCCTCTGtgcaaagcattaaaaacagcAGATGTCGATTATTCCACACATTACAGACATGCATCCTGCAAGAAGCTATCAGGATAAAAATTTAGACTACAGCATCACTTTGATTAGAAACGCAACTACAAGAATAAAGGAAGTAAGTATAACTATGCCAAATTTTTGTTCTACTTTGCTTATGTAGACTTATCCCATGCAGATGTTCTGGAAGCTCAGCATGCAAgttacaaagtttaaaaaaaaccccaacaaacaaaaccccagcatTTTCCCTGAATATTCTTGAACTACAGTATCCAAGACGACAGAAATGTCAATATTCTCATCATCTTTTTACTCTTCAAAATTCAAATTCAGTAGTAGTGCATATACATTCAAGTGATATAATAATTTGAACATATCTATAATAAAGACATTTAATAACAGATTTTTCAGCTCTCAATTTCTTTCTCAATGTAGTCAATGCATTAGGAAACaactgcagcagcaacagctcaCATAAGCCActgttcttgttcttttctgtacTTCTCAGACCACTTCTGAGTAAGCTCTAGGTAAACATTTGGTTTATGGGGCTTATAATCAAGGTAAACCACCTGTCCAGTCCGTTTGGGGACAGCTTTTTCAATCTGAGTTCCCTCATGCCATTCATTAAAAGatgtaatagaaataatttctggtCGCACCGAAAGGGCAGCACTGAAGGCAGTCTCATAGTACTTACCATTGACACGATTACGGGTGTTGTGGTTGTTCCATGGTCGGATACTGGTATCAATATATCCTGGCCCCACACTTGGAATAAACATTAAATTGTTACTATCACAAAAGGCTTTTAAACTTGCCCAATTATGATGGGATGAGCCATAGGAGAAGCCATTGGTGGCAAAGTACGTGTACATTCCATCAAAGCCACTTCTGTGAATGTCATGCTTATGTCTTTCTTCTACAAGAAGTGCAATGAATAATGCATCATACGGAGTATTTCGAATAGTCTGGGATCCAGAAACAGTTAACAGATTTGCCCATATTTCAGGAATTGTTACGTAAGAATCATAAACATAAAACATAGGAAGAAATCTGCCTGTGCTGGTCTTATGCCTGTAAAAGGCTGGATGGCCTCCATATCTATAAAGCAAACAAgtatcattaaaacaaattttgccatttggaaaatactgttttataatCTGAGCTGAAGACTTTTCctaaaatctaatttaaaaagacattgCATGCACTTCAAAACATAGCAATTAATAGCCTTTTTCAGTCCAGTGTTTGCTGAAGTATTAAATAATGAATTGGCAAAGAACCTTTAAATTGCTCCAAATTAGTAACTCAGTGTCAAACTGTGCTATAGGTATTCGTTTTCTCTGAAGGGCAATTCTCTAATTCAGTATGAAATAAGACAGTCTAAGTAGCATTGACAAAGAAAACAACTAGTAGCTGTACAGAATTTGTCAAGCTGAATTAAAATCATTAGAGGTCAACACATTAAAGCTTTAGCTGCTAGTTTTGTCactaaaacataaaaatgtatctttaaTTTATATATCGTGTAGCTAATACTTAACTGCTTAATCTGAAGTATCATGATCTGTGATACTAATAAATGTTGAAAGCAATTTACATTTGAGTATCTATGTAAAATTCACACTTCAATATTCAAAAAACAGACTGAGTTTTGTACCACTGATATGAACAAAGTTTCTTATAGTTTTCTTCAGTCTCAgtacacatttttatatattcttgCAAGCTTCAAACAATGTACAGAAGTCCCCTAAACCAACATGTAACAAACCCCAAAAGAAACCATTCTGAAAGCACTCACTTGTCAATGATGTATTTGACATTGTGGTACATACTGCGATCATCTCTATCTTTATAAGGTTCAATATGAAAAGTGACCTGAAAGGTGAAAACATAGTAAGaacaacagaaatgtaaaatattatcgAATACACGGGCACTGCTTATTATAGGAAGCAAGCACCAGTCACATTAAATATAGTCTTTCTTTACAGAGCAAACACTTTCATTAGTCTATTTTGAGAATAATCCAACCCCAATTCAACTCCTGCACTGCTAAGATCAGAAGCTTCAGATTCAAGGAAGTTTGGTAATAGAGTAAATATTTAGTTTTTTAcgttaaaacaaaaaacactgcttttgcttttcctagGCTACAGCAAGTAGTAAGCA from Gavia stellata isolate bGavSte3 chromosome 2, bGavSte3.hap2, whole genome shotgun sequence includes these protein-coding regions:
- the MANEA gene encoding glycoprotein endo-alpha-1,2-mannosidase — protein: MARFRRRTCIILLLFILFICSIMMALKTLRPDRAGFGDPFGLGLLPELQQRTALLDNKQNSLNRVQGDTVTPVSNLHSIAVNTMKASMPPVNKLEEELSSPNYNFHIFYYSWFGNPQFDGKYIHWNHPLLPHWDPKIANNYPKGRHNPPEDIGANFYPELGSYSSKDPSVIEAHMKQMRSASTGVIVLSWYPPGMADENGEPTDDLVPVILDYADKYNLKVTFHIEPYKDRDDRSMYHNVKYIIDKYGGHPAFYRHKTSTGRFLPMFYVYDSYVTIPEIWANLLTVSGSQTIRNTPYDALFIALLVEERHKHDIHRSGFDGMYTYFATNGFSYGSSHHNWASLKAFCDSNNLMFIPSVGPGYIDTSIRPWNNHNTRNRVNGKYYETAFSAALSVRPEIISITSFNEWHEGTQIEKAVPKRTGQVVYLDYKPHKPNVYLELTQKWSEKYRKEQEQWLM